In Garra rufa chromosome 15, GarRuf1.0, whole genome shotgun sequence, a single genomic region encodes these proteins:
- the LOC141287639 gene encoding odorant receptor 131-2-like — translation MNISEFIDRQEFFEESLFKIFIVVLFGIIISCINSLLVYTFFKNPVFAQEPRYILYMQLIINDIITLSVSVILFLFVYVLPNMNVAICCVFIFIGSNVYRNAPLNLAGMAIERFVAICYPLHHARICTVQNTKILIGIIWLVGAMPGVLDLLVILALHPLSFFTTSRTCFHQNVFNLEFNIISHAVFNIGYMCLVWLLLFYTYFKVLFSAKAAASEPAQAQKARRTILLHGVQLLLCTLSLFTSVLDGALTSLFPYYRSEIYFCTFIVTSILPRLLSPLIYGMRDQKFKNYMKSSLMCGIDKRAIAPSD, via the coding sequence atgaacatttcagaGTTTATCGACCGACAAGAATTTTTTGAGGAAAGCTTATTCAAAATCTTTATTGTGGTCTTATTTGGTATCATTATCAGTTGTATCAACAGCTTGCTGGTTTATACTTTCTTCAAGAATCCTGTCTTTGCTCAGGAGCCTCGGTATATCCTCTACATGCAGCTGATTATCAATGACATCATTACACTGTCTGTCAGtgtgattttgtttttgtttgtttacgtGCTGCCAAACATGAATGTTGCTATCTGCTGCGTTTTCATCTTCATTGGAAGCAATGTCTACAGGAACGCACCGCTAAACCTGGCTGGCATGGCTATTGAGCGCTTTGTGGCCATCTGCTACCCTTTACATCATGCACGAATATGCACCGTACAAAACACCAAAATTCTTATCGGCATCATCTGGCTGGTGGGAGCCATGCCTGGTGTGTTGGACCTGCTTGTGATCTTGGCTCTTCATCCACTTTCCTTTTTTACCACTAGCCGGACATGCTTCCACCAAAATGTGTTCAATTTGGAATTCAACATTATAAGTCATGCTGTATTTAACATTGGCTACATGTGCTTAGTGTGGTTGCTGCTCTTTTACACTTACTTCAAAGTGCTGTTCTCTGCTAAAGCTGCCGCTTCAGAACCAGCTCAAGCACAGAAGGCTAGGAGAACCATTTTACTGCATGGAGTCCAGTTACTGCTCTGTACACTGTCCCTTTTCACAAGTGTCCTGGATGGGGCTTTAACGTCTCTCTTTCCTTACTACAGGTCTGAAATATACTTTTGCACCTTTATTGTTACCAGCATTTTACCACGTCTGCTGAGCCCACTTATATATGGCATGAgagatcaaaagtttaaaaattaCATGAAGAGTTCACTGATGTGTGGCATCGACAAGAGAGCCATTGCCCCTTCTGATTAG